GATTATCTAGGGTGCGGACCCCCACTGTTCGCACCCCGCAAGCCGTCATCCCGGAAAATCAATCCAACACCATCGGAGTACCCATGCATACAAAACTGCGTCCTTCGTCTTATGAAGAGTTTCAGGCATCCTTTTCCCTGACCATCCCGGACAAGTACAATTTCGCCTTCGACATGGTCGACGCCGCCGCAGCAGCAGACCCGGCGCGTCTGGCCATGGTCCATGTGGACGACGCCGATGTGCGCTGCGAATACACTTTCGGTTATTTTTCCGAGCAGTCGAGCCGCCTGGCTGGAGCGTTAAAAAGCCTCGGCATCGGTCGCGGCGACAAGGTCATGATCATCCTGCACCGCCGTGTCGAGTTCTGGACCGTCATGCTCGCCCTGCACAAGCTCGGGGCCCTTGGAGTGCCGTCACCGGCGCTGCTGACCGCCAAAGATATCACCTACCGGGTCAATTTCGCTTCCATCAAGGGCGCCATCGTCGACACCTCCGTGCGCGCCACCGTGGAGGCGGCCAAGCCCGATTGCCCGAGCCTGACCGTGCAGGTGCTGGCGGGCATTGCGCAGGCTGAAGGCGACTGGCACAGCTTTTCGCAAATCGTCGCCGACGCGGCGCCCACATTTCCCCGCCCGGCCGACGCGGCCTGCGGCGAGGACCCGGCGACCATCTTCTTTTCTTCCGGCACCACAGGGCACCCCAAGATGGTGCTGCACAATTTCAACTACCCCTTCGGGCACATCATGACCGGTTCCTACTGGCACGACATAGAGCCCGGCAACCTGCACCTGACCCTGGCCGACACGGGCTGGGCCAAGTCCACTTGGGGCAAGTTCTACGGGCAATGGCTGGCCGGGGGCGTGGTCTTTGTCTGGGATTTTAGGGGCAAGTTCGAACCGGCGAGGCTCCTTAAGGTCATCGCCGACCACAAGGTCACCAATTTCTGCGCGCCGCCCACGGTCTACCGGTTCCTTATCCGTGAGGATCTGGAAGCTTACGATCTTTCCGCGCTGCGCCATTGCACCACGGCGGGCGAGCTCTTGAACGACAGCGTGTTCGAGACCTGGGTGGAGAAAATGGGCATGCCCATCTACGAAGGCTACGGGCAGACCGAAACCACCCTGCAGATCGCCACCTTCCCGTTCATGAAACCCAAGGCCGGCTCCATCGGCAAGCCCTGCCCCGGCTGGGACATCCGCCTCCTGGACGAGAACGACGAACCCTGCCCCCCCGGCGTGGAAGGGGAGATCTGCATCCGCATCGACCCCGAGCGGCCCGTGGGCCTCTTCTCCTGTTACCTGCAGGACGAAGCCAAGACCGCAAGCGTCATGAACGGCGGCTTCTACCGCACCGGCGACAAGGCCTGGATGGACGAGGACGGCTACTTCTGGTTCCTGGGCCGCATCGATGACCTCATCAAAAGCTCCGGCTACCGCATCGGCCCCTTCGAGGTCGAAAGCGCCCTCATCACCCATCCCGCCGTGGTCGAAGCGGCCGTGACCGGCGTGCCCGACCCAGACCGCGGCCAGGCCGTCAAGGCCTCCATCACCCTGGCTGCAGGCTACGAGCCCTCGCCGGAACTGACCAAAGAGCTGCAGAACCACGTCAAGAAAGTGACTGCTCCCTACAAATACCCGCGTATCATCGACTACGTGAAGGAACTGCCCAAAACCATCAGCGGCAAGATCAAACGCGCTGAAATCCGGGCCAAGGACGAGAAGTAGAAGGGAGAGCGGGGCGCCGCCCCGCATCCCGCAAGGGGCTCGTCCCTTACACCGGGTAGGGGGATTTATTTTGAGGCCATGCGTGATGCGTGGCCTTTTTTAAGAGTATTAATGTCGAGTAAGCTCCGATTTATTTAGATATGTGTCTTTTTTTCAGGGCTGGCGAATTCCCTGCTGTTCGCAAATTTTCAGCGCCCTGCGGCAGTCCCGTGCTGTGAAAGCCAGTCCAGGTAGAGTTTTTCCCAAAACGGTTCGCCGGAAGATTTTGCCCATTGCACGCGACGAATGGCCTTGCGGTGCAGATCCTTGGATTCCGTTGCGATCTTTTCCAGCTTTTCCAGCGCATGCTGCGCCAGTTCAGGCTTGCCTGCTTTCTGGGCCGCCTTGAGCAGCTGTATGTAGCGCACCTGGCTCGGGTGATAATGCGCCGCCAGGGTTCGGATGTGCAGGGCTTCCTGAAAAGAGCGCTGCGCATCGAGCCATCCTGCCAGAAGATCGTAACCTTTCTCCCACAGGGGTTCGCGGTCGAGCATGTCCAGCCACAGGCGTGGATTGTCGCCATTGGCCTTGGCGTCAAGCGCTGTCGCACGCTCGGGAGACAGGCAGACGGAGGCGAGCAGCCATTCGTTGAGACGGATATCGTAGCCGTCGCCAAGCGCATGATGGTGGATGTCGGGGGTCAGATTCTGCCCGTGTCTCGACAGCAGCAGCGCGGAATTGGGCTGGTCGTTGTCGAAACGTCCCACGGTCTGACTGGTATGGTGGTAGACGGTGCTTTCCGGGACGCAGCGAAACCGGTAGCCCTTGGCGCCAAGGGTCAGACAAAGGTCAATATCTTCGCAGCCGTTTTTGTAGCCTTCGAAGAAACCGCCTGCGTCCATGAAGATTTTTTTGGGCATGCACAGCGCCGCCGCGGTGATGGCTTTGGGGTGTCTTGAGGCAAAGATCAGTGGGTGTACGGCGGGAAAATATTCGTAAAGGTGCTCCACCTGCGCTCCGGGCAGAAAGGCAATGCCCAGATGCTGGACCAGATTGCTGCCCGGATAAAGGAGCAACGGGCCGACACCGCCCAGGCTTGCATCCTCGTCCAGAGCTTCAAGCAACGGCGGAAGCCAGTTGGGAGTCAACTCCGTGTCGTTGTTCAGGAATAAGAGCGTTTGGGATGCGGCCGCATTCGCGCCGAGGTTGCAGGCATGGGCAAAGCCATGATTGAGGTCGCAATGGATTGCTCGGAAAGAATCGCCCCAAAGTGATGCCCCCAATGCGTCTAGCTCTTCTCGGGTTTGATCCGTCGACGCGTTGTCGACGACGATGATTTCGATATTCTCCGCTGTGTGCCTGCGTAACGAATGCAGGCACGTCGAAGTGAATTCCCATTGATTGAACACAGGGATTATGATGGATGCTCTGCTGGGTTGTGTTGGCATTATCAAAGGTGTCCGGAATTTGTGTAAGCGGTTCTGTTAAAGACTTTTCACCCTGTCTTTAAACGGGGCACTGAATCTGATCAACGCGGTCTTTCAATCTTGAATCAGCAAGGTCCACTTTCGACTGATGTTTTGTAAGGCCAGATAGAAGCGCTTGGCAAGAGCGTCATCGCTAG
The sequence above is a segment of the Deltaproteobacteria bacterium HGW-Deltaproteobacteria-18 genome. Coding sequences within it:
- a CDS encoding glycosyltransferase family 2 protein — protein: MPTQPSRASIIIPVFNQWEFTSTCLHSLRRHTAENIEIIVVDNASTDQTREELDALGASLWGDSFRAIHCDLNHGFAHACNLGANAAASQTLLFLNNDTELTPNWLPPLLEALDEDASLGGVGPLLLYPGSNLVQHLGIAFLPGAQVEHLYEYFPAVHPLIFASRHPKAITAAALCMPKKIFMDAGGFFEGYKNGCEDIDLCLTLGAKGYRFRCVPESTVYHHTSQTVGRFDNDQPNSALLLSRHGQNLTPDIHHHALGDGYDIRLNEWLLASVCLSPERATALDAKANGDNPRLWLDMLDREPLWEKGYDLLAGWLDAQRSFQEALHIRTLAAHYHPSQVRYIQLLKAAQKAGKPELAQHALEKLEKIATESKDLHRKAIRRVQWAKSSGEPFWEKLYLDWLSQHGTAAGR
- a CDS encoding acyl-CoA synthetase — its product is MHTKLRPSSYEEFQASFSLTIPDKYNFAFDMVDAAAAADPARLAMVHVDDADVRCEYTFGYFSEQSSRLAGALKSLGIGRGDKVMIILHRRVEFWTVMLALHKLGALGVPSPALLTAKDITYRVNFASIKGAIVDTSVRATVEAAKPDCPSLTVQVLAGIAQAEGDWHSFSQIVADAAPTFPRPADAACGEDPATIFFSSGTTGHPKMVLHNFNYPFGHIMTGSYWHDIEPGNLHLTLADTGWAKSTWGKFYGQWLAGGVVFVWDFRGKFEPARLLKVIADHKVTNFCAPPTVYRFLIREDLEAYDLSALRHCTTAGELLNDSVFETWVEKMGMPIYEGYGQTETTLQIATFPFMKPKAGSIGKPCPGWDIRLLDENDEPCPPGVEGEICIRIDPERPVGLFSCYLQDEAKTASVMNGGFYRTGDKAWMDEDGYFWFLGRIDDLIKSSGYRIGPFEVESALITHPAVVEAAVTGVPDPDRGQAVKASITLAAGYEPSPELTKELQNHVKKVTAPYKYPRIIDYVKELPKTISGKIKRAEIRAKDEK